From the genome of Lotus japonicus ecotype B-129 chromosome 6, LjGifu_v1.2, one region includes:
- the LOC130723508 gene encoding transcription factor MYB2: protein MYWGGVMTGHMGRGFTEELWRKGPWTAEEDRLLIEYVRLHGEGRWNSVSRLAGLKRNGKSCRLRWVNYLRPDLKRGQITPQEESIILELHARWGNRWSTIARSLPGRTDNEIKNYWRTHFKKKAKSPSDAAEKARNRLLRKQQFHQQQQQQQQQLLQQQQMQQQQQQQQQMQFNLDLKGIMALLEENNSQRVPYISQAIRQDMVNMCPNTTEEQGYLYSSAVPEASAEEILWDGLWNMDEAHGNLSVANKAGLYNLVAPFC, encoded by the exons ATGTATTGGGGTGGAGTTATGACTGGTCACATGGGTAGGGGTTTCACAGAAGAATTATGGAGGAAGGGACCATGGACTGCTGAAGAGGACAGGTTGCTAATTGAGTATGTTAGGCTGCATGGTGAAGGCAGATGGAACTCTGTTTCTAGGCTTGCAG GGTTGAAAAGAAATGGGAAGAGTTGCAGATTGAGATGGGTGAATTATCTGAGACCAGACCTCAAGAGGGGTCAGATAACACCACAAGAAGAGAGCATAATTCTAGAGTTGCATGCTAGATGGGGAAACAG GTGGTCAACAATTGCAAGAAGCTTGCCAGGGAGAACTGACAATGAGATAAAGAATTACTGGAGGACCCATTTCAAGAAAAAGGCAAAAAGTCCCTCTGATGCTGCTGAAAAGGCAAGAAACAGACTCCTAAGGAAGCAGCAATTTcaccagcaacaacaacaacaacaacaacagttgcttcagcagcagcagatgcaacagcagcaacaacagcaacagcaaatgCAATTCAACTTGGACCTGAAAGGGATCATGGCCTTGCTTGAGGAAAACAACAGCCAAAGAGTCCCTTATATATCTCAGGCAATTAGACAAGATATGGTGAACATGTGTCCAAACACCACAGAAGAGCAAGGATACTTGTACTCCTCTGCAGTACCAGAGGCCTCAGCAGAAGAAATTTTATGGGATGGGCTGTGGAACATGGATGAAGCTCATGGCAATCTCAGTGTAGCAAACAAAGCTGGTCTATACAATTTAGTTGCTCCCTTCTGTTGA